ACAGCTGACCAAATCTCCTCTTTATCCATTAATAGAGCGAATGGGAAAACGCTAATTTGCAATTCTTTCCAATATGTAACCATCGCTTCAAATATATCGGGATAATTTTGCTCTAATCGACTTGATAATTTATGTATAATGTTATTGGATTGCTCCTCATTATGAACTGTAAATACTGGAATTACCTTAATCGTATTCCCAAACTTTTCTACCTCTATTTCCTCTTCTACCTGACTTTCTATCATTTTATACAAAATAGAAGTTTTCAAATAGGGGTGTTGCTCTTCGTCTATTAAAAATTTCTTTAAAACAGGTAATGCAAGATCTAAGTCTTTTAAAGAAAGTCGCTGAATCGCTCTTAGCTTCTGTCCAAAGTTTTCTCCAAAAATTTCATTAGTAAACTCATCCAATTCAAAATTCGAATCCACTAGCGATGCGTCTCCTTCATTTAGCATACCTTCTGCAAATAAAGCAAGCTGCGCTAATTTTTCCTTTTGATCAGGCATTATATCTTTCGTTTGTAAAACCTTTTCAACAGTTTCAATAACACCTTCATAATCATTTGTTTGAACTAAAATAGTCACGTACGTTTCAAGAATATCACCAAATAAGACAACTCCTGTTTTAAGCAACTGTTCACATTTGTCTTTCGCTTCTTCCATACGTTTTAATTCGAGTAAACAAATAACTGAAGCTAATTCCGTTTGTTCCGTTTCCGCATTATACTGACGTAATATTTCAAAGCAGCGCAATGCATCTTCGAATTTCCGCTCTTTCAGCGCTAAAAAACCTTCATCAATATAGCGCTCTGATAGTTGTGGAAACAATACGACCGTATTTTCTTTTTTATCCATACGTCCGCCTCTTTTTCTTGATTTTAATTATGTTCAAAGTAAATATATCAAATGCGTAATGAGAACACAACATCCCAAAACTATTTGTTTGAAATATAAAAATATTTAATTTTTACATTCCAATACAAATAAATCTCTACTAAAAATTAAAATTGTACAAATAAAAATCCCCAGCAACAAACGCAGAGGATTTATCATTAATGGAAAGCTTTTATAATTGTGGGGTATATTACAAGGGTAATAATTTGGAGAACAATAATTGCCATAACAATCATGCTAAAATAGAAGATTGGTTTACTTCGCTTCATTAAAAACATAATAATAAGCATCGTACAAGCAAACAAACTTAAGAAGAACAAACTTGTTGTCGAACTAAGTATACCACTTGGGACAAAGAACAATAACACTACACTACAAGTACCTATAATTCCAAATAACCATTCCATTCATTCACTCATTCCCTTTCCCTCTCATGGCTGTTTTCTCTAAGCAATCAAATGTTTCACAACATCAACTACATACGTTAATTTCTCATACGCTACAAATCCAAAAGCAACCGTCAAGCCCGTTACAACTAATCCTTTCATCATTTCTTCCTCCTCGTTTTATCGTTGTTATCTTCATTATAGAGGATTAGCAATTTGTTACCATCGAACTACCTTACAGTTACCTTACAGAATTGTAAGATTTCAAAAGAGGATTGAAAAACACCTCATATCGCTTGAGGTGCTTTCACGGAGTTTCTCTATAATCACTTGCAAAATTAACTTTTTTCTCTTGGTTATTTTTCGGAGAATCCACTCTTAAACTAATAGATTTACTAAATAATTTTGGATTGAAATAATAACAAAGATCTGTTTGAGGACAGTATACACAATACACATCTATCTCTTATTTATTCACTTCTTTTGTAGTGACTCCGCTTGTCGTAGAATAACTAGATCGGAATCTAACTTCTAGTATCCCTCTTGCATTCAATTCTCTATATTTCACTTGTACCCTTTTAAATCTCACGTCTTTATATACTACAAGATCAAACGGCGAATGCTCTGTTTGCGGCATTAAAATCATGTATCCTTTTTCATACAAATCAACTTGTGCCTTTAAAACAGCTAAATCTCCTTTTGTTCTTGTATGATGGTACACTTTTTCTCAGCACCTTTTTACATATTTTATAATAATATTCGTTCCTTTTCTTAACTTACCTCCCAATATTTTCTCATTAAAAGAAAACTCTTTGTTAAAATCATGTTAATATATTTTTGTACAATTAAGAATTTAATTTACAAGGGGGATTATATATGTTCAAAAAAGTAGCTGCTGATGTTTTAGGGTTAAGCGATGTAGGTTCTGTCATTACACCGAAAGATTACGATAAAGTTGATGCTGATGATTACGTGATGCACGAAGATGGAGAGAAAATTTATTTTCTAATTAAATCCAAATCAGATGAATATTGCTTCACAAACAAAGGATTACTTCACCTAGATGGTACAAGCGCAACAAGTAAAAAACGCACACTGCGCCGCTATAGCTATAGTAAATATCAAATTAAAAACGTAGCACTTGAAACTGCAGGAACGATTGATTTAGATATAGAAATTAAGTTTCAAATGGGAGATGAGCATTACTCAATTGATGTTCATAAAAAACATATTGAAGAATTAAAAGATTTATATAAGGCTTTACTTAAAATTGAAGAAATTTCATACGACAACGACATTACATTAAAATATGCACATAAAAGTTTAGATATGGCATCTAACGCTTTCAGCCGTATTTCAAACGCACAAGTAAACTTAGCAGAGCAAT
This genomic interval from Bacillus thuringiensis contains the following:
- a CDS encoding PH domain-containing protein — its product is MFKKVAADVLGLSDVGSVITPKDYDKVDADDYVMHEDGEKIYFLIKSKSDEYCFTNKGLLHLDGTSATSKKRTLRRYSYSKYQIKNVALETAGTIDLDIEIKFQMGDEHYSIDVHKKHIEELKDLYKALLKIEEISYDNDITLKYAHKSLDMASNAFSRISNAQVNLAEQFKEMNEIAFNWLVDTKKQYNVKDYGFVFDKFINN